Proteins encoded by one window of Martelella endophytica:
- a CDS encoding AroM family protein → MANKTTHIGVVTTGHGPRDEYLHYHKMFLEALGADVKITVRHIYEDLTLEELLPHQVDKTTPNLGAHVHVPGAVGNHMGDGWEHRFFELGFATKLVQKTIDRLEEEDGVDMVLLACAAEFPKGQISAGTLLIHPREIMFSIAENIAHGTRRKPKIGVIVDAEHADHDVADWKSRAFYKNIELEVSPITGSWHDAARKLGEANVEFAFFFGYGVGLAPYDAADEIPALERAIGAPLILPHRATVLHLRNLVGPAMNDLAYMPEGWNKA, encoded by the coding sequence ATGGCAAACAAGACCACCCATATCGGTGTTGTCACCACCGGCCACGGCCCGCGCGACGAATATCTGCATTATCACAAGATGTTCCTCGAAGCGCTTGGCGCCGACGTGAAGATCACCGTCCGTCATATCTATGAAGACCTCACCCTTGAGGAGCTTCTGCCGCATCAGGTCGACAAGACGACGCCGAACCTCGGTGCGCATGTCCATGTTCCGGGTGCCGTCGGCAACCATATGGGCGATGGCTGGGAGCATCGTTTCTTCGAACTCGGCTTTGCCACCAAGTTGGTGCAGAAGACGATCGACAGGCTGGAAGAAGAAGACGGCGTCGACATGGTGCTGCTCGCCTGCGCCGCCGAATTTCCGAAAGGCCAGATTTCCGCCGGAACGCTGCTGATCCATCCCCGCGAGATCATGTTCTCGATTGCCGAAAACATTGCCCATGGCACCCGCCGCAAGCCGAAGATTGGCGTGATCGTCGATGCCGAGCATGCCGACCACGATGTCGCCGACTGGAAGTCGCGCGCCTTCTACAAGAATATCGAACTCGAAGTCTCTCCGATCACCGGAAGCTGGCATGATGCCGCCAGGAAGCTTGGCGAGGCCAATGTCGAATTCGCCTTCTTCTTCGGCTATGGCGTCGGCCTTGCTCCTTATGATGCTGCTGATGAAATCCCGGCACTTGAGCGCGCCATCGGCGCGCCGCTGATCCTGCCGCATCGCGCAACCGTGCTGCATCTGCGCAACCTCGTCGGCCCTGCAATGAACGACCTGGCATACATGCCGGAAGGATGGAACAAGGCATGA
- a CDS encoding saccharopine dehydrogenase NADP-binding domain-containing protein, with amino-acid sequence MSIDLLVTGAGAVGGYAVEYLARRAEVNTIAVVDRDADRAKGIAWRATLGALQEGKHVRIEGIGLDLSDPKATADTIGRLAPRAIFHTATLLTVPEMARGLTPENFQAVREGGMGGFLAAHLTLGLSVQAGIKAAGLATSFITAPFPDFTNQVLSKTGPAPLTGIGNVDNVACELQAIVAEKFEVSALSVTPLIVAHHSVAEWFQRSGDAGKAPWHATVIVEGRDVTAEIDADKLMGESAARIRGVPQESRTAASGVKTVLAALRNDGSFQHGAGPAGRPGGWPIRVWADHVEILPVPGFDEAKGYEFMLSGQKAGGIEVIEGDGTVIATDQCADMVRSLFGVDIKRLAPGDIAEAGLALRGALSKRIAAGG; translated from the coding sequence ATGTCCATCGATCTTCTCGTCACCGGCGCCGGCGCTGTCGGCGGCTATGCCGTCGAATATCTGGCACGTCGCGCCGAGGTAAACACGATTGCCGTTGTCGACCGCGATGCCGACCGCGCCAAGGGCATTGCCTGGCGCGCGACGCTTGGCGCGCTGCAGGAAGGCAAGCACGTCCGCATCGAAGGCATCGGCCTCGATCTCTCCGATCCGAAGGCGACCGCCGACACGATCGGTCGCCTGGCGCCGCGCGCGATCTTCCACACGGCCACGCTTCTGACGGTGCCGGAAATGGCGCGCGGTCTGACGCCGGAAAACTTCCAGGCTGTGCGTGAAGGCGGCATGGGCGGCTTTCTCGCCGCTCACCTGACACTCGGCCTTTCGGTTCAGGCCGGCATCAAGGCGGCTGGCCTTGCGACCAGTTTCATCACCGCGCCTTTCCCGGATTTCACCAATCAGGTCCTGTCGAAAACCGGACCTGCGCCGCTCACCGGCATCGGGAACGTCGACAATGTTGCTTGCGAGCTGCAGGCGATCGTTGCCGAGAAATTCGAGGTTTCGGCTCTGTCCGTCACGCCGCTGATCGTTGCTCACCATTCCGTTGCTGAATGGTTCCAGCGCTCCGGGGATGCCGGCAAGGCACCGTGGCACGCAACCGTCATCGTCGAAGGCCGTGATGTCACCGCCGAGATCGATGCCGACAAGCTGATGGGTGAAAGTGCGGCGCGCATTCGTGGCGTGCCGCAGGAAAGCCGCACGGCAGCTTCCGGCGTCAAGACAGTGCTCGCTGCGCTGCGCAACGATGGCAGCTTCCAGCACGGCGCTGGCCCTGCCGGTCGTCCGGGTGGCTGGCCGATCCGGGTCTGGGCCGACCATGTCGAAATCCTGCCGGTCCCAGGCTTCGATGAGGCGAAGGGCTATGAGTTCATGCTCTCCGGCCAGAAGGCTGGCGGTATCGAGGTGATCGAGGGAGACGGCACGGTGATCGCGACCGATCAGTGCGCCGACATGGTCCGCTCGCTCTTCGGCGTCGACATCAAGCGTCTTGCGCCCGGCGATATCGCTGAGGCGGGCCTTGCTCTGCGTGGTGCGCTGAGCAAGCGGATCGCCGCTGGCGGCTGA
- a CDS encoding SDR family oxidoreductase yields the protein MKRLEGRTALVTGAVGGIGTAVVEDFLAEGASVIISDIREDAVEAAVERYRAAGFAVAGAAASITDFAGLKAAVDKAVAELGPVDILASNAFTGGGDPTLDKTSPERFFEDAGGNLAGSFNTVRVVIDGMKAKRQGAIVLVGSVNGLSTLGQPAYSAAKAGLISLARTMATEYGRHNIRANIVCPGTVQTPAWDERLARKPDVMDDLIKWYPLGRVAKPVDVAKAITFLASDDAGFISGAMLPVDGGLMAGNLAMARELTLEGE from the coding sequence ATGAAAAGACTTGAAGGGCGAACGGCACTGGTCACCGGCGCAGTTGGCGGCATCGGCACGGCGGTGGTCGAGGATTTCCTGGCGGAGGGGGCATCCGTCATCATCTCGGATATACGCGAGGATGCGGTCGAGGCTGCCGTCGAGCGTTACCGCGCCGCCGGTTTTGCGGTTGCCGGCGCCGCCGCCAGCATCACCGATTTCGCTGGCCTGAAGGCAGCGGTAGACAAGGCGGTCGCCGAACTCGGCCCGGTCGATATCCTCGCTTCCAACGCTTTTACAGGCGGTGGCGATCCGACGCTCGACAAAACCTCGCCCGAACGCTTTTTCGAAGATGCCGGCGGCAATCTCGCCGGATCTTTCAACACGGTCAGGGTGGTTATCGACGGCATGAAGGCGAAGCGCCAAGGCGCGATCGTGCTGGTCGGCTCGGTCAACGGGCTTTCGACGCTCGGCCAGCCAGCCTACAGTGCCGCCAAGGCTGGCCTCATCAGCCTCGCGCGCACCATGGCGACCGAATACGGCCGCCACAACATCCGCGCCAATATCGTCTGCCCCGGCACGGTGCAGACGCCGGCCTGGGACGAGCGCCTCGCCCGCAAGCCCGATGTGATGGACGACCTGATCAAGTGGTATCCGCTTGGCCGGGTGGCGAAGCCCGTTGATGTCGCCAAGGCCATCACCTTTCTGGCCTCCGACGATGCCGGCTTCATCTCCGGTGCGATGCTGCCGGTCGATGGCGGGCTGATGGCCGGCAATCTCGCCATGGCCCGCGAATTGACGCTGGAAGGCGAATAG
- a CDS encoding AEC family transporter, protein MLTNLMIVLPIFALILTGYIARKTDTLGPNATREVNRLVVKLALPALLFDIMANADPAEVWQPGFILAFSVGCGVIFAGTVWLRLRHGSHLADAAIDGLNAGYANTGFIGFPLVLAVVGPSGMAATLVASIITVCILFGIAIIIIEVALQSEASRGAIVGKTLISVAKNPLLVAPVLGAFFLVSGIPMPGPLDEFLKLLGGAATPCALIALGLFLAQNGARKPRAGVKVQFLLIALKLIGQPLLTWIVAVPLLGLPDEAARTAVLIAALPTGTGSFMLAEFYQREALLTGRVVLISTILSLVTLTALLAVWP, encoded by the coding sequence ATGCTCACCAACCTGATGATCGTCCTGCCGATCTTCGCTTTGATCCTGACAGGCTACATCGCCCGGAAAACCGATACGCTCGGCCCGAATGCCACGCGCGAGGTCAATCGCCTCGTCGTCAAGCTCGCTCTGCCGGCGCTGCTGTTTGACATCATGGCAAACGCCGATCCTGCGGAGGTCTGGCAGCCCGGTTTTATCCTCGCCTTCAGCGTCGGCTGCGGCGTCATCTTCGCCGGTACGGTCTGGCTGCGTCTTCGGCATGGCAGCCATCTCGCCGATGCGGCAATCGACGGGCTGAACGCGGGCTATGCCAATACCGGCTTCATCGGTTTCCCGCTGGTGCTTGCCGTTGTCGGACCGTCGGGCATGGCGGCGACACTGGTCGCCTCGATCATCACAGTCTGCATCCTGTTCGGCATTGCCATCATCATCATCGAGGTGGCGCTGCAGTCGGAAGCAAGCCGCGGCGCCATCGTCGGAAAGACGCTGATCTCCGTGGCGAAGAACCCGTTGCTAGTCGCACCGGTCCTCGGTGCCTTCTTTCTGGTCTCCGGCATCCCGATGCCTGGGCCGCTGGACGAATTTCTGAAGCTCCTTGGCGGAGCGGCGACACCCTGCGCACTGATCGCACTCGGCCTATTCCTGGCCCAGAACGGGGCGCGCAAGCCGAGAGCGGGTGTAAAGGTGCAGTTCCTGCTGATCGCGCTGAAGCTCATCGGTCAGCCGCTGCTGACGTGGATCGTCGCCGTACCGCTGCTCGGTCTTCCCGATGAGGCGGCGCGCACGGCCGTTCTCATCGCGGCCCTGCCGACGGGCACGGGCTCGTTCATGCTGGCCGAGTTCTACCAGCGCGAGGCACTGCTGACCGGCCGTGTGGTGCTGATCTCGACCATTCTGTCGCTGGTCACGCTGACGGCACTGCTGGCCGTCTGGCCGTAA
- a CDS encoding alanine racemase, producing the protein MVKIEDLDTPVPVIDRAVAEANLKRMQDYCDAHGLRLRPHIKTHKSIAMAKRQLALGATGITCQKLGEAEVMADAGIEDILISYPLIGPIKARRLAALAGRARMTVAIDSDVALETVAAAAAEAGRGIAVLIEFDSGLGRTGVTSVEAALALAEKAAVTPGVTFAGLMTYPANENTVTFVNVARPAFAAAGLPIPMVSGGGTPAAFHLHELGVIDEVRVGTYIYNDRMMMGAGHARLADCALDILATVISRPTPDRAIIDAGSKSLTSDPAGAGGPGHGLIRAYPDAIVERLTEEHGMVDLSACAKKPEIGERVRIVPNHVCPVVNLHDWVFVVDGDDVEEWPVDARGLTR; encoded by the coding sequence ATAGTGAAAATCGAAGACCTCGATACACCGGTGCCGGTGATCGATCGGGCGGTCGCAGAGGCGAACCTGAAACGCATGCAGGATTACTGCGATGCCCACGGCCTCAGGCTCCGACCGCATATCAAGACCCACAAGAGCATTGCCATGGCGAAGCGCCAGCTCGCGCTTGGCGCCACTGGCATCACCTGCCAGAAGCTCGGCGAGGCCGAGGTGATGGCCGATGCCGGCATCGAGGATATCCTGATTTCCTACCCGTTGATCGGACCGATCAAGGCGCGGCGGCTCGCAGCACTTGCCGGCCGGGCAAGGATGACGGTCGCCATCGACAGCGATGTAGCGCTGGAAACCGTCGCCGCCGCTGCGGCGGAGGCGGGGAGGGGGATCGCGGTGCTGATCGAATTCGACAGCGGCCTTGGACGCACCGGCGTCACATCGGTCGAGGCGGCGCTGGCGCTTGCCGAAAAGGCGGCCGTAACCCCCGGCGTGACCTTTGCCGGACTGATGACCTATCCCGCAAACGAGAACACCGTTACCTTCGTCAACGTGGCCAGGCCGGCTTTCGCGGCGGCCGGGCTACCGATCCCGATGGTCTCCGGCGGCGGCACGCCGGCCGCGTTTCACCTGCACGAGCTCGGCGTCATCGATGAGGTTCGGGTCGGAACCTATATCTACAACGATCGCATGATGATGGGCGCGGGCCATGCCAGGCTTGCCGATTGCGCGCTCGATATCCTTGCCACCGTCATCAGTCGGCCGACGCCGGATCGCGCGATCATCGACGCCGGATCGAAATCGCTGACCAGCGATCCCGCCGGAGCCGGCGGCCCCGGCCATGGTCTCATCCGGGCGTATCCGGACGCGATCGTCGAACGGTTGACGGAGGAGCACGGCATGGTCGATCTATCGGCTTGCGCGAAGAAACCGGAGATCGGCGAACGCGTGCGGATCGTGCCCAACCACGTCTGCCCGGTCGTCAATCTGCACGATTGGGTGTTCGTGGTCGATGGCGATGATGTCGAGGAATGGCCCGTCGATGCGCGCGGGCTGACGCGGTAG
- a CDS encoding creatininase family protein, which produces MSNDKTERHFAPRTLIWAEMTRADLTAARDANALVLIPTGSIEQHGDHLPVETDMLLSTAVAELTATRIAGNTPVVVAPSVPFGFTPHHLSWPGTISLRLETYIAMVGDIARSVIDSGFTRAVFVNGHGGNSAPLRSLTGQLITDGYAVGMVDYFMPSEKDYVPMLKGGLARAGHACEQETALMLAVSGGESAALISERKAGLEPRLIQPWVAPGYPNDPVTEAGAGWAAIFHADDCGYYGDPAAATPENGDAILEVTIDALARFLEGFARAPLRLGVARDASRPGIAQPTAKEGK; this is translated from the coding sequence ATGAGCAACGACAAGACAGAACGCCATTTCGCCCCCCGGACGCTGATCTGGGCGGAGATGACGCGTGCCGATTTGACGGCTGCACGGGACGCCAATGCTCTGGTGCTGATCCCGACCGGCTCGATCGAGCAGCATGGTGACCACCTGCCGGTGGAAACCGACATGCTGCTTTCCACCGCCGTTGCTGAACTGACGGCGACCCGGATTGCCGGCAATACCCCGGTTGTGGTGGCGCCTTCGGTCCCCTTCGGCTTCACCCCGCATCACCTGAGCTGGCCGGGCACGATCAGCCTGAGGCTTGAAACCTATATCGCCATGGTCGGCGATATCGCCCGCTCTGTGATCGACAGCGGCTTTACCCGTGCCGTTTTCGTCAATGGCCATGGCGGCAACTCGGCGCCGTTGCGCTCGCTCACAGGTCAGCTGATCACCGATGGCTATGCTGTCGGCATGGTCGACTATTTCATGCCGAGCGAGAAGGACTATGTCCCGATGCTGAAGGGCGGTCTGGCGCGCGCCGGTCATGCTTGCGAGCAGGAAACCGCGCTGATGCTGGCCGTCAGCGGTGGCGAAAGTGCTGCGCTGATCAGCGAGCGCAAGGCAGGCCTCGAACCGCGTCTGATCCAGCCATGGGTCGCTCCCGGCTATCCGAACGACCCGGTCACGGAAGCCGGCGCCGGATGGGCTGCAATCTTCCATGCGGATGACTGCGGCTACTACGGCGATCCGGCAGCGGCCACGCCTGAAAACGGCGATGCCATTCTCGAAGTGACGATCGATGCGTTGGCGCGCTTCCTGGAAGGTTTTGCCCGCGCGCCTTTGCGTCTCGGCGTTGCCCGCGATGCATCGCGTCCCGGCATTGCCCAGCCGACGGCCAAGGAAGGAAAGTAA
- a CDS encoding ectoine synthase, with protein sequence MSEEKIQWSRQEDVALTWVHKDQEFSHRLITKKLHGSPMSFHITTYMPHFDTMVEGDGVHEVILYCLHGWSEQIVEATGERHHFKPGDAMYLPKNYRYRHIIGEAGLVIAVCATPSKEAGDM encoded by the coding sequence ATGAGCGAAGAAAAGATTCAATGGTCGCGACAGGAAGACGTCGCGCTAACCTGGGTTCACAAGGATCAGGAATTCAGCCATCGGCTGATCACCAAGAAGCTGCACGGTTCGCCGATGTCGTTTCACATCACGACCTACATGCCGCATTTCGACACGATGGTGGAGGGCGACGGCGTCCACGAGGTGATCCTCTACTGCCTGCATGGCTGGTCCGAGCAGATCGTTGAGGCGACCGGCGAACGCCATCATTTCAAGCCGGGCGATGCCATGTATCTGCCGAAAAATTATCGTTATCGCCACATCATCGGCGAAGCCGGCCTCGTCATCGCGGTCTGCGCGACGCCGTCCAAAGAAGCGGGCGACATGTGA
- a CDS encoding LysR family transcriptional regulator: protein MDMRQVRCFLALAETLHFGHAARRMNMTQPPFSRQIANLETDLGVILVERSSRRVELTAAGRQFREDAQQALSAFEAAGREARLVAEGRSGALKLGFMMLAAHRLIPRLVRRYTEIRPDVRLSLSEATPGEIEAQLLAGRINAALTFAGPKMPQIDSVPVFTDRLCLALPHDHPLTRLSEVTATDLSGEAIIVAPADVAAVLRTAIFDFLTSGGVVPKVGFEPRLQNTIIRLVAEGLGVGLVPASICVGETAIVTRPLNRAANLPVELQFVRGTENPALAALFDILRTEEFRNGWI, encoded by the coding sequence ATGGACATGAGACAGGTGCGCTGTTTTCTCGCGCTCGCAGAAACGCTGCATTTCGGCCATGCGGCGCGCCGGATGAACATGACCCAGCCGCCCTTCAGCCGGCAGATCGCCAATCTGGAAACCGATCTCGGCGTCATTCTGGTCGAGCGTTCGTCAAGGCGTGTCGAACTGACAGCAGCCGGCCGGCAGTTTCGTGAAGACGCCCAGCAGGCGCTTTCCGCCTTCGAAGCCGCCGGTCGCGAGGCCCGTCTTGTCGCGGAGGGCCGTAGCGGTGCGCTGAAGCTCGGCTTCATGATGCTCGCCGCGCATCGGCTGATCCCCCGGCTGGTGCGCCGCTACACCGAGATCCGTCCCGATGTGCGACTTTCACTGTCGGAGGCCACGCCGGGCGAGATCGAAGCGCAACTGCTGGCTGGCCGCATCAATGCTGCGCTGACATTCGCCGGGCCCAAAATGCCACAGATCGACAGCGTTCCGGTTTTCACCGACAGGCTCTGCCTCGCCTTGCCCCACGATCATCCTTTGACACGTCTCAGCGAGGTCACCGCGACCGATCTCAGCGGCGAAGCGATCATCGTTGCGCCGGCGGATGTCGCCGCGGTGCTCAGAACCGCCATTTTCGACTTTCTCACAAGCGGCGGTGTCGTACCAAAGGTCGGTTTCGAGCCGCGCCTGCAAAACACCATCATCCGCCTTGTCGCAGAGGGACTTGGCGTCGGGCTGGTGCCCGCCTCGATCTGTGTGGGCGAGACTGCAATCGTCACCCGTCCGTTGAACCGCGCGGCAAACCTGCCTGTCGAGTTGCAATTTGTTCGCGGCACGGAAAACCCGGCGCTTGCCGCCCTGTTCGACATTCTTAGGACTGAGGAATTCCGGAACGGATGGATCTGA
- a CDS encoding NAD(P)/FAD-dependent oxidoreductase yields MSAEFHSDFATLARKPDAIIVGGGIAGLTSAWFLAHAGLRPLVVERLPAVSMLASRRSGEGVRAQWEKPENIEIARRSIEFYRDFSEHTGHDSGYRPVGYLYASRTEAGAEGLRQRVSRQQAAGLDDVVYLKGDDLRKKVPTIAPDAVGAGFRQADGVIDIARVVRGLLASADFDVVTGADVLDIRPTAGRVVVKTSLGTLDAPKVVLSSAARAPAMLEALGISLPLRLSRSTIQYVEVEGIPAGHTAVMDADLGSFWRVDTGGARMTASFRTTLLLDQFTDDPAVDPDYLKVAIETVSPMIPMWKDLAPKITGGHVRTGSLLVSGDGGPLIGPVDGFEGLYLNTAYGGHGLMAAPEGARTLVGMMTGGPSGDFLPSRFSDDPAGLVPEPMTVNLLSDQG; encoded by the coding sequence ATGTCCGCTGAATTTCATTCCGATTTTGCGACGCTTGCCCGCAAACCGGATGCCATCATCGTAGGCGGTGGCATCGCCGGGCTGACGAGCGCCTGGTTTCTGGCACACGCCGGGCTCCGTCCGCTCGTGGTCGAGCGGCTGCCCGCTGTCTCCATGCTGGCTTCCCGCCGCTCGGGCGAGGGCGTGCGTGCCCAGTGGGAAAAGCCGGAAAACATCGAAATCGCCCGCCGCTCGATCGAATTCTATCGCGACTTCAGCGAGCACACCGGTCATGATTCCGGCTATCGGCCGGTCGGCTATCTTTATGCCAGCCGCACCGAAGCAGGTGCGGAAGGGCTGCGCCAGCGGGTTTCGCGCCAGCAGGCTGCCGGCCTCGATGATGTCGTCTATCTGAAGGGCGATGATCTGCGGAAGAAAGTGCCGACCATCGCACCTGATGCGGTCGGTGCGGGATTCCGCCAGGCCGATGGTGTGATCGACATTGCCAGAGTGGTCAGGGGGCTTCTGGCTTCTGCCGATTTCGATGTCGTCACCGGTGCTGATGTTCTGGATATCAGGCCGACTGCTGGCAGGGTTGTTGTGAAGACCAGCCTTGGCACACTCGATGCACCGAAGGTGGTGCTTTCCTCTGCCGCACGCGCACCGGCGATGCTGGAAGCGCTCGGCATTTCGCTGCCTCTGAGACTCAGCCGATCGACCATCCAGTATGTTGAGGTCGAGGGCATTCCCGCCGGTCACACCGCCGTCATGGATGCCGATCTCGGCTCGTTCTGGCGGGTCGATACCGGCGGTGCGCGGATGACGGCATCGTTTCGCACGACACTGCTGCTCGACCAGTTTACCGATGACCCGGCTGTCGACCCGGATTACCTCAAGGTCGCGATCGAAACCGTGTCGCCGATGATCCCGATGTGGAAGGACCTCGCGCCGAAAATCACCGGCGGTCATGTGCGCACCGGCTCCTTGCTGGTCTCCGGCGATGGCGGACCGCTGATCGGCCCGGTCGATGGTTTCGAGGGCCTTTATCTCAACACCGCCTATGGCGGCCACGGCCTGATGGCCGCCCCTGAAGGAGCCCGGACGCTTGTCGGTATGATGACCGGTGGTCCGTCCGGCGATTTCCTTCCCTCGCGTTTTTCCGACGATCCGGCCGGGCTGGTACCCGAGCCGATGACCGTCAATCTTCTCTCTGATCAAGGATAA
- a CDS encoding RidA family protein has translation MSELQHFHFDSSAPGAAPLSPAVRAGDFVYVSGQVPTMDDGSIAPHDIEAQTTQVMKNIEKALKLAGCEMADICKTTAWIHDARDFGRFNKAYAAFFTPGKFPARTTSEARLMINILVEIEAIAYKPL, from the coding sequence ATGTCAGAACTTCAGCATTTCCACTTCGACAGCAGCGCCCCGGGTGCCGCTCCGCTTTCGCCCGCCGTGCGCGCCGGGGATTTCGTCTATGTCTCCGGCCAGGTGCCGACCATGGACGACGGCTCGATCGCGCCGCACGATATCGAGGCGCAGACGACGCAGGTGATGAAGAACATCGAAAAGGCATTGAAACTTGCCGGCTGCGAGATGGCAGATATCTGCAAGACGACGGCCTGGATCCACGATGCCCGCGATTTCGGCCGGTTCAACAAGGCCTATGCCGCCTTTTTCACACCGGGCAAGTTTCCCGCCCGCACCACCAGCGAAGCGCGGCTGATGATCAACATCCTCGTCGAGATCGAAGCGATCGCCTACAAGCCTCTTTGA
- a CDS encoding copper homeostasis protein CutC, with translation MSNKPTVEICVEGFEEALLAEAAGADRVELCASLLEGGITPSLGQIMLAKTRASIPVFVIVRPRGGDFLYSQAEFEAILTDIEVCKSGGADGVVIGFLTADGRVDVERTRAAVEAARPMAVTFHRAFDMTRDPDEAIDDLIACGVDRVLSSGQRPKAHEGLDTLRIMIARAAGRMTILVCGDPEPKSLFAEGAPMDGVEFHFGATAYAESPMRYRNPNVTMGKSDDNREYLKRALDTEAITRRVTALKRAFG, from the coding sequence ATGAGCAATAAGCCGACAGTCGAAATCTGCGTCGAGGGTTTCGAGGAGGCACTTCTGGCGGAAGCAGCCGGCGCCGACCGCGTCGAACTCTGCGCCAGCCTTCTGGAGGGCGGCATCACGCCGAGCCTCGGCCAGATCATGCTGGCGAAGACAAGGGCATCGATCCCGGTCTTCGTCATCGTGCGCCCGCGCGGCGGCGATTTTCTCTATTCGCAGGCCGAATTCGAGGCGATCCTCACCGATATCGAGGTCTGCAAGTCAGGTGGCGCCGATGGCGTCGTGATCGGCTTCCTGACGGCAGATGGCCGGGTCGATGTCGAGCGCACGCGCGCCGCTGTCGAGGCCGCCCGCCCGATGGCCGTCACCTTCCACCGCGCCTTCGACATGACGCGGGATCCGGACGAAGCGATCGACGACCTGATCGCCTGCGGCGTCGACCGCGTGCTTTCCTCGGGCCAGCGGCCCAAGGCACATGAGGGCCTCGATACATTGCGGATAATGATTGCCCGCGCGGCAGGACGGATGACCATCCTGGTCTGCGGCGATCCGGAGCCGAAAAGCCTGTTTGCCGAAGGCGCACCGATGGACGGCGTCGAGTTTCACTTCGGTGCCACCGCCTATGCGGAAAGTCCTATGCGCTACCGCAATCCGAACGTCACCATGGGCAAGTCGGATGACAATCGCGAATATCTGAAGCGCGCCCTCGATACGGAAGCCATTACCCGCAGGGTGACGGCGCTGAAGCGAGCCTTCGGATAA